In Oryza brachyantha chromosome 2, ObraRS2, whole genome shotgun sequence, a single window of DNA contains:
- the LOC102722185 gene encoding OVARIAN TUMOR DOMAIN-containing deubiquitinating enzyme 9-like, which yields MNMCEKDQNFHWGYDLFRDPFAPLGYYGPPNGYGDGNYCDLHYARDASHPDETHLHSSALTYDLYNPSVGIYHPGNAGQHDHDVYIEPTNSNSCPESDDCFPMDEEVGKRFYPMVPVPHVPKINGEIPSVDEATMDHERLTERLKLYELVEHKVKGDGNCQFRALSDQLYQSPDHHEFVRQQIISQLKGNRDAYDGYVPMAYDDYLEKVSRNGEWGDHVTLQAAADKYGVKIFVMTSFKDTCYIEIQPKVQKSNKVVLLSFWAEVHYNSIYPQNDAPRSQTTRKRRWWPFSHNHHHHHHH from the exons ATGAACATGTGTGAGAAAGATCAAAATTTCCACTGGGGTTATGACCTTTTCCGTGACCCTTTTGCTCCTCTCGGGTACTATGGACCTCCTAACGGTTACGGCGATGGCAACTATTGTGACCTCCATTATGCTAGAG ATGCATCACATCCAGATGAGACACATTTACATTCTTCTGCACTCACATATGATTTGTACAACCCATCAGTAGGCATCTACCATCCTG GAAATGCTGGTCAACATGACCATGATGTCTATATAGAGCCAACTAATTCCAATTCATGCCCAGAGAGTGACGACTGTTTCCCGATGGATGAAGAAGTTGGGAAGAGGTTTTACCCTATGGTCCCAGTTCCG CATGTTCCTAAAATTAATGGAGAGATCCCTTCAGTCGATGAAGCTACCATGGACCATGAAAGGCTGACAGAAAG GTTGAAGTTGTACGAACTAGTTGAGCACAAGGTGAAAGGAGATGGCAACTGTCAG TTCCGTGCGCTATCAGATCAACTGTACCAAAGTCCAGATCACCATGAGTTTGTGAGGCAGCAGATTATTAGCCAG CTTAAAGGTAACCGTGATGCGTACGATGGATACGTGCCCATGGCATACGATGATTACTTGGAGAAAGTATCACG AAATGGTGAATGGGGTGACCATGTGACTCTACAGGCTGCTGCTGACAAG TATGGAGTGAAGATTTTCGTGATGACATCGTTCAAGGATACGTGCTACATTGAGATCCAACCTAAGGTTCAGAAGTCCAACAAAG TGGTGCTGTTGAGCTTCTGGGCGGAGGTTCACTACAACTCCATATATCCGCAGAACG ATGCGCCGAGGTCACAGACAACGAGGAAGAGGAGATGGTGGCCGTTCTCGCAcaaccatcaccaccaccaccaccattga